The following are encoded in a window of Microbacterium sp. LWO13-1.2 genomic DNA:
- a CDS encoding glycerophosphodiester phosphodiesterase family protein has protein sequence MPRKSPLVIGHRGAPGYRPEHSRSSYELALAMGVDAVEPDIVATQDGVLVVRHENEISGTTDVAEHPEFADRRTTKRVDGQALTGWFTEDFTWAELTTLRSRERLPEVRLTSASFDGSQAILRLSDVLDIVRAGSIEHGREIGVVLEIKHATYFASIGLDLAPLIERDLREAGWADGELPLIIECFESTVLGHLRARGIAASYVYLIEASGRPYDLLVAQGKQALSYKATITPRGLDGLVGKVDGISVNKRMLLAKGNTIVDDAHARGLKVFTWTARPENAFLAAEFRGAGGRSEYGDYEAEWAAIARTGIDGVFVDHPDLGVGFFRN, from the coding sequence GTGCCCAGGAAATCACCGCTCGTCATCGGTCATCGCGGCGCTCCCGGCTACCGTCCGGAGCACAGCCGATCGTCGTACGAGCTCGCGCTCGCCATGGGCGTCGACGCCGTGGAGCCCGACATCGTCGCCACCCAGGACGGCGTCCTCGTCGTGCGGCACGAGAACGAGATCTCCGGCACCACCGACGTCGCCGAGCATCCTGAGTTCGCCGACCGACGCACCACCAAGCGCGTCGACGGCCAGGCACTGACCGGCTGGTTCACCGAGGACTTCACCTGGGCCGAGCTGACCACTCTGCGCAGCCGCGAGCGGCTGCCCGAGGTGCGGCTGACCAGCGCGAGCTTCGACGGGTCGCAGGCCATTCTGCGACTGAGCGACGTGCTCGACATCGTGCGCGCCGGCTCGATCGAGCACGGGCGCGAAATCGGCGTGGTGCTGGAGATCAAGCACGCGACCTACTTCGCGAGCATCGGCCTGGATCTTGCTCCCCTGATCGAACGGGATCTTCGCGAGGCAGGCTGGGCCGACGGCGAGCTGCCCCTCATCATCGAGTGCTTCGAATCGACGGTGCTCGGCCACCTGCGTGCACGAGGGATCGCCGCTTCCTACGTCTATCTGATCGAGGCATCCGGCCGCCCGTACGACCTCCTCGTCGCGCAGGGCAAGCAGGCGCTCAGCTACAAGGCCACGATCACGCCGCGGGGACTCGATGGTCTGGTCGGCAAGGTCGATGGCATCAGCGTCAACAAGAGGATGCTCCTGGCCAAGGGCAACACGATCGTGGACGATGCGCATGCGCGCGGCCTCAAGGTGTTCACCTGGACCGCCCGCCCGGAGAACGCGTTCCTGGCCGCGGAGTTCCGCGGTGCCGGCGGACGCAGCGAGTACGGCGACTACGAGGCGGAGTGGGCAGCGATCGCGCGCACCGGGATCGACGGCGTGTTCGTCGATCACCCCGATCTGGGCGTGGGCTTCTTCCGCAACTGA
- a CDS encoding hemerythrin domain-containing protein — MDADRLIAWDEELRSAHTRLRAALSATRVALDVGDTAPDAASELLLFCIGFCSALDGHHRSEDRSLFPALRDEHPELSGVIDKLMQDHSMLSHLLNALRNAVERDEDTASIERHLDGIGAIMESHFRFEEREILAPLRALRLEKTVPEVLGPL, encoded by the coding sequence GTGGATGCCGACCGCCTGATCGCCTGGGATGAAGAGCTCCGCTCGGCGCACACCCGCCTGCGCGCCGCCCTTTCCGCCACCCGGGTGGCGCTGGATGTCGGCGACACCGCCCCGGATGCCGCGTCCGAGCTGCTGCTCTTCTGCATCGGTTTCTGCTCGGCGTTGGACGGCCACCACCGCAGCGAGGACCGCAGCCTGTTCCCCGCGCTGCGTGACGAGCATCCCGAACTCTCCGGAGTGATCGACAAGCTCATGCAGGATCACTCGATGCTCTCCCACCTGCTGAACGCGCTGCGCAACGCCGTCGAACGCGATGAGGATACGGCGTCGATCGAACGCCACCTCGACGGGATCGGCGCGATCATGGAGTCGCATTTCCGCTTCGAAGAGCGGGAGATCCTCGCTCCCCTTCGCGCGCTGCGGCTCGAGAAAACCGTGCCGGAGGTCCTGGGACCGCTCTGA
- a CDS encoding GlsB/YeaQ/YmgE family stress response membrane protein — MGFLAFIILGLIAGAIAKLILPGRQGGGWLVTLLLGVVGALLGGWIGSMLFGVGLENFWDLSTWLLAIGGAIIVLLIYGLIVGRGSRVRD, encoded by the coding sequence ATGGGTTTCCTCGCCTTCATCATTCTGGGCCTTATCGCCGGTGCCATCGCCAAGCTCATCCTTCCCGGACGTCAAGGCGGCGGGTGGCTCGTCACCCTTCTGCTCGGCGTCGTCGGAGCCCTGCTCGGCGGCTGGATCGGCTCGATGCTCTTCGGCGTCGGTCTCGAGAACTTCTGGGATCTCTCGACCTGGCTGCTCGCGATCGGCGGTGCGATCATCGTTCTGCTGATCTACGGCCTGATCGTCGGACG
- a CDS encoding YccF domain-containing protein has protein sequence MRTILNIIWVILAGWVLFLGYMLAGILLCIPIVTIPWAIASFRIARYAIWPFGREVISKPTAGVGSFLGNVLWVILAGWWLAIGHIISGIALCITIIGIPMGIADFKMVPISLVPLGKEIVSTRRGAFAG, from the coding sequence ATGCGCACGATCCTGAACATCATCTGGGTCATCCTCGCCGGATGGGTCCTGTTCCTCGGCTACATGCTGGCGGGCATCCTGCTGTGCATCCCGATCGTGACCATCCCGTGGGCGATCGCGTCGTTCCGCATCGCCCGCTACGCCATCTGGCCGTTCGGGCGTGAGGTCATCAGCAAGCCGACGGCCGGCGTGGGCTCGTTCCTCGGCAACGTGCTCTGGGTGATCCTCGCGGGCTGGTGGCTGGCGATCGGTCATATCATCTCCGGTATCGCACTGTGCATCACGATCATCGGCATCCCGATGGGTATCGCCGACTTCAAGATGGTGCCGATCTCGCTCGTGCCCCTCGGCAAGGAGATCGTTTCCACCCGGCGGGGTGCGTTCGCGGGGTAG
- a CDS encoding Bax inhibitor-1/YccA family protein, which yields MSNFAFNNPAFKQQDPRNVATYPGGPQAAAQGAQFGSAQHAGMDAAANAQLEGMYAGPPAGAIETDRMTVEDTVWKTAALFGILLVTAAIGWVWTLGGVQIDPRQGVSMLPWMIGAFGGFVLAMVITFTSRKKVRPALIFVYAALEGLFVGGISAFFEMIWPGIVMQATLATVAVVGVTLALFASGKIRASKKMTKIVMIAMLGYMVFSLLNLVLMWTNVLPAGQAFGLLSQEVMGIPLGLIIGVLVVFMAAYSLVMDFDQIQQGVRNGAPRKYGWLGGFGIMVTVVWLYVEILRMIAIVRGSN from the coding sequence ATGAGCAATTTCGCCTTCAACAATCCGGCGTTCAAGCAGCAGGATCCGCGCAATGTCGCGACCTACCCCGGCGGCCCGCAGGCTGCGGCTCAGGGTGCGCAGTTCGGTTCCGCGCAGCACGCCGGAATGGATGCTGCCGCCAACGCACAGCTGGAGGGCATGTACGCCGGTCCGCCCGCTGGCGCGATCGAGACCGACCGGATGACGGTCGAGGACACGGTCTGGAAGACCGCCGCCCTCTTCGGCATCCTGCTCGTCACCGCCGCCATCGGCTGGGTCTGGACCCTCGGCGGCGTGCAGATCGACCCCCGCCAGGGCGTCTCGATGCTTCCGTGGATGATCGGCGCCTTCGGTGGCTTCGTGCTCGCCATGGTGATCACCTTCACCTCGCGCAAGAAGGTGCGTCCCGCACTGATCTTCGTCTACGCGGCACTGGAGGGCCTGTTCGTCGGTGGCATCTCCGCGTTCTTCGAGATGATCTGGCCCGGCATCGTCATGCAGGCCACCCTCGCGACGGTCGCCGTCGTCGGTGTGACCCTCGCCCTCTTCGCCAGCGGCAAGATCCGCGCGTCGAAGAAGATGACCAAGATCGTCATGATCGCGATGCTCGGCTACATGGTCTTCTCGCTGCTCAACCTCGTCCTGATGTGGACGAACGTGCTCCCGGCCGGCCAGGCGTTCGGCCTTCTCAGCCAGGAAGTCATGGGCATCCCGCTCGGCCTCATCATCGGCGTCCTCGTGGTCTTCATGGCCGCGTACTCGCTGGTGATGGACTTCGACCAGATCCAGCAGGGCGTGCGCAACGGCGCACCGCGCAAGTACGGCTGGCTCGGCGGCTTCGGCATCATGGTCACCGTCGTGTGGCTGTACGTCGAGATCCTGCGCATGATCGCGATCGTCCGCGGCAGCAACTAG